One Mycoavidus sp. HKI genomic region harbors:
- the preA gene encoding NAD-dependent dihydropyrimidine dehydrogenase subunit PreA, with protein sequence MPDLRCTIAGITSPNPFWLASAPPTDKAYNVNRAFEAGWGGVVWKTLGLDPHVVNVSSRYGATTHNGQRIAGLNNIELITDRPLDVNLREIAQIKRDWPDRALIVSLMVPCEEYAWKSILSQVEDTGADAVELNFGCPHGMSERNMGAAVGQVPEYVEMVTRWVKQASRLPCLVKLTPNITDIRLGARAAYAGGADGVSLINTINSIIAVDLDQMAPEPTVDGKGTHGGYCGPAVKPIALHMVAEIARDAKTSGLPISGIGGISNWRDAAEFIVLGASSVQVCTAAMHHGFRIVNDMIDGLSNWMDDKGFATLDDLCGRAVPNVTDWKYLNLQYDVKAHIDQSRCIQCGLCHIACEDTAHQAITASRDGQRYFEVVEENCVGCNLCMHVCPVDQCITMERVDAGGYANWTTHPNNPACQDEPHVASLKRVTEGD encoded by the coding sequence ATGCCTGACCTTCGCTGCACAATAGCTGGTATCACGTCACCGAACCCGTTTTGGCTCGCGTCCGCGCCACCCACCGATAAGGCCTACAATGTCAATCGCGCATTCGAGGCTGGCTGGGGCGGCGTGGTCTGGAAAACACTCGGCCTCGACCCACATGTGGTCAACGTAAGCTCGCGATATGGCGCGACGACGCACAACGGCCAGCGCATCGCGGGACTTAACAATATCGAGTTGATCACCGACCGACCACTCGACGTGAACTTACGTGAAATTGCCCAGATCAAGCGCGACTGGCCGGATCGTGCATTGATCGTCTCGCTGATGGTGCCATGCGAGGAGTACGCATGGAAATCGATCTTGTCCCAGGTTGAGGATACCGGCGCCGATGCGGTCGAGCTCAATTTCGGCTGCCCGCACGGGATGAGCGAACGCAACATGGGTGCAGCGGTTGGCCAAGTGCCCGAATACGTCGAGATGGTCACGCGCTGGGTTAAGCAAGCGAGCAGGTTGCCGTGCCTCGTCAAGCTGACGCCAAACATTACCGACATCCGGCTCGGCGCGCGTGCTGCATACGCCGGGGGCGCCGACGGCGTGTCGCTGATTAATACAATCAACTCGATTATTGCCGTTGACCTGGACCAGATGGCGCCAGAACCAACCGTTGACGGCAAAGGCACGCACGGCGGCTACTGCGGGCCGGCGGTTAAGCCAATCGCATTGCATATGGTGGCTGAAATTGCGCGGGATGCAAAGACATCTGGGTTGCCGATCTCCGGCATCGGCGGCATCTCGAACTGGCGTGATGCGGCTGAGTTCATCGTACTCGGCGCTAGCAGCGTGCAGGTGTGCACGGCGGCGATGCACCACGGCTTCCGGATCGTCAACGACATGATCGACGGCTTGTCTAACTGGATGGACGACAAAGGTTTCGCAACACTCGACGATTTGTGTGGCCGCGCGGTGCCTAATGTCACCGACTGGAAATACTTGAACCTGCAATACGACGTCAAAGCGCATATCGATCAGTCGCGATGCATTCAATGCGGACTCTGCCATATTGCATGTGAAGACACTGCCCACCAAGCGATTACAGCGAGTCGCGATGGTCAGCGTTATTTCGAGGTGGTCGAGGAAAACTGCGTCGGGTGCAATTTATGCATGCATGTGTGCCCAGTCGATCAATGCATCACGATGGAGCGCGTTGACGCCGGCGGCTACGCGAACTGGACCACGCATCCGAACAACCCGGCATGCCAGGACGAGCCGCACGTTGCTTCATTAAAAAGGGTTACCGAAGGAGACTAA
- a CDS encoding NAD(P)-dependent oxidoreductase, with amino-acid sequence MTLHKNDDIAAGCLPAEQLAANFADVAPPLSAHAAVVEAHRCYYCYDAPCVNACPTSIDIPGFIRKIGNGNLVGAARDILSANPLGGMCARACPTEILCEGACVFNHQDSMPVAIGALQRHATDHQMAHEAASGKPLFTRAADTGRHVAVVGAGPAGLACAHTLALSGHRVTIFDAHDKPGGLNEYGIAAYKTVDDFAQREVQWLLSIGGIELHARHQLGRDIALTQLREQFDAVFLGIGLGGINALQADGETFAGVLNAVDFIAQLRQSDDLSTLPVGQHVVVIGGGNTAIDAAVQSVKLGARQVTMVYRRGAAQMSATWAERDFARKQGVVLREWARPLRVVGMPHAGSGDVHASAVQFETTRVDAEGRLEGTGETFRIKADVVLKAIGQTLVSDGIDAQLLTLDGARIAVDADGATSLPGVWAGGDCTNHQALDLTVQAVQDGKLAAHAIIRQFARIVAKAV; translated from the coding sequence ATGACATTACATAAGAACGACGATATTGCTGCAGGCTGCCTGCCTGCAGAACAACTCGCGGCAAACTTCGCCGATGTGGCGCCCCCGCTCAGCGCTCACGCAGCGGTTGTCGAGGCGCACCGCTGCTACTACTGCTACGATGCGCCGTGTGTAAACGCATGCCCAACGAGTATCGACATTCCAGGCTTTATCCGCAAGATTGGCAACGGCAACCTGGTGGGCGCCGCGCGCGACATCCTCTCAGCCAACCCTCTTGGCGGCATGTGTGCGCGCGCGTGTCCGACCGAGATTCTGTGCGAAGGTGCTTGTGTATTCAACCACCAAGACAGCATGCCTGTTGCGATTGGTGCGTTGCAACGGCATGCAACCGATCACCAGATGGCGCATGAAGCGGCATCGGGTAAACCGCTTTTCACACGGGCGGCCGATACTGGGCGGCACGTCGCCGTGGTCGGTGCCGGGCCAGCCGGCCTCGCATGCGCGCATACGCTCGCCCTGAGTGGACATCGGGTAACGATCTTCGATGCGCACGACAAGCCGGGCGGACTCAATGAGTACGGCATCGCCGCGTATAAAACGGTCGACGATTTTGCGCAGCGTGAAGTGCAATGGCTGCTGTCGATCGGCGGCATCGAGTTGCACGCCCGGCACCAGCTCGGTCGCGATATAGCGCTGACGCAGTTGCGTGAACAGTTTGACGCCGTGTTCCTCGGCATCGGGCTGGGTGGCATTAATGCGCTGCAAGCCGACGGCGAAACGTTTGCCGGTGTGCTGAACGCAGTCGACTTCATCGCTCAGCTACGCCAAAGCGACGACCTCAGTACGTTGCCGGTCGGACAGCACGTGGTTGTAATCGGCGGTGGCAACACCGCGATCGATGCCGCCGTACAAAGCGTCAAACTTGGCGCGCGGCAGGTCACGATGGTCTACCGGCGCGGCGCAGCGCAGATGAGCGCGACATGGGCGGAACGTGACTTCGCACGCAAACAAGGCGTGGTGCTGCGCGAATGGGCCAGGCCGCTGCGTGTCGTTGGCATGCCGCATGCCGGCAGTGGCGACGTGCATGCGAGCGCAGTGCAATTCGAGACGACGCGGGTGGATGCTGAAGGCCGACTCGAAGGGACCGGCGAGACATTTCGCATCAAGGCGGACGTTGTGCTAAAGGCAATAGGCCAGACGCTTGTATCCGATGGCATTGACGCACAACTGCTGACGCTCGACGGCGCACGGATCGCGGTGGACGCCGATGGCGCCACCTCACTGCCTGGCGTTTGGGCAGGCGGCGACTGCACTAACCATCAGGCGCTGGACTTAACCGTGCAGGCCGTGCAGGACGGCAAGCTCGCCGCGCACGCGATCATCCGGCAGTTCGCCCGCATCGTGGCCAAAGCTGTGTAA
- a CDS encoding branched-chain amino acid transaminase, translating to MSMADRDGKIWMDGQLVDWRSANIHVLSHTLHYGMGIFEGVRAYQTAAGTAIFRLQEHTRRLFNSAKIFQMTLPFDQQTIADAQIEVVRTNQLESGYIRPIAWLGSEKLGLSAKGNSVHVAIAAWPWATYLGEQALTAGIRVKISSLQRHHVNVSMVRAKASGWYVNSILAHQEVAANGYDEALLLDTDGYVSEGSGENVFMVSKGRLYTPDLSSCLDGITRDTVMILARAYDIEVIEKRITRDEMYCADEAFFTGTAAEIIPIRELDNRLIGEGRRGPITAKLQRAFFDIVTGKDPQYAHWLTLI from the coding sequence ATGTCAATGGCAGACCGCGACGGCAAAATCTGGATGGATGGTCAATTAGTTGACTGGCGCTCTGCCAACATTCATGTTCTAAGCCATACATTACATTACGGCATGGGCATTTTTGAAGGGGTCCGGGCCTATCAAACGGCCGCTGGCACAGCTATCTTCCGTCTACAGGAGCACACCCGACGCTTGTTTAATTCGGCAAAAATCTTTCAAATGACTTTACCGTTCGATCAGCAGACCATTGCCGACGCACAGATCGAAGTGGTGCGCACGAACCAACTTGAATCAGGCTACATCCGGCCAATTGCATGGTTGGGCTCCGAAAAACTCGGCCTCTCGGCCAAAGGCAATTCGGTTCACGTCGCGATCGCCGCCTGGCCCTGGGCAACCTATCTCGGGGAGCAGGCACTTACTGCGGGCATCCGGGTTAAAATTTCATCGCTTCAGCGTCATCATGTGAATGTTTCAATGGTGCGCGCGAAAGCCAGCGGCTGGTATGTGAATTCCATTCTGGCACACCAAGAAGTCGCGGCCAATGGCTATGACGAAGCACTCTTGCTAGATACCGACGGTTATGTCTCGGAAGGTTCCGGTGAAAACGTATTTATGGTTAGCAAGGGCCGGCTCTACACGCCTGACCTTTCATCTTGCCTAGATGGAATCACACGTGACACCGTGATGATACTGGCGCGAGCATATGATATTGAAGTCATTGAAAAACGCATCACACGTGATGAAATGTATTGTGCTGATGAAGCTTTTTTTACTGGCACCGCCGCTGAAATTATCCCAATTCGTGAACTCGATAACCGGCTTATCGGCGAGGGACGGCGTGGTCCAATAACGGCAAAATTGCAACGCGCATTTTTTGATATTGTGACAGGCAAAGACCCCCAATATGCACACTGGCTCACATTAATTTGA
- a CDS encoding type I polyketide synthase produces MENLDIAVIGLSLRFPGANDADTYWNNLRHAVCSLTRFSVDELVAAGVTRTLAESPNYVPVGGVLDCADQFDATFFGMTDAEAALTDPQHRLFLTCAAEALENGSYNPASYTGRIGCFGGAGASLYAGPQMDSYFSKHVAPHAAMLKNTNGLEGLDVIIANNNDFLCTRASYKLGLTGPSINVQSACSTGLIAVHSACQAVLNGECDMALAGAASISIPIKKGYCYSEGSILPPDGVCRPFDAAAAGPVGGSGVAVVLLKRLVDAQADDDVIYAVIKGTAVNNDGNAKVSFTAPSVKALANVVAEAQEIAGVSADSIGLIEAYGTGTKMGDPLEVAALTEAFQRSSSKKQFCALSSVKPNIGHLGSAAGMAGLIKAILSLQHGLVPPTLNFKHANPAINFEASPFFVNPTLIEWPISAGPRRAGVSGSGAGGTNVHIILEQAPPRPSPVRVDAPGANILTISAKTTAALSANLKRWQVFLQQADTKNFADVCTSASAFKPHYEHRIAIVANDVASAQEQLAHKKSVAPRVERGGIAFLFNGQETPSFEMGRALLAQEPVFREAILACDKIVEGSLDVSLSRLLSEPDTRIQETCFAQPAMFAFTYALSQMWTAWGIKPAAVLGHGIGEYAAAPVAGIITLPEALRLVIARARGLHTDVEHTSLHSPTIPFISSLSGEIADQAITSPSYWVQQAREPIQFQKGIESLWQSGVRIFVELGPNSTLLNMTRSCVPAHEGLWLPSITEDCDFNGPRKALAKLYEHGATINWQAVTSGRGRKITVPSYAFEPQIHWLMPPQDKAACPPISGWDRAGSAGKL; encoded by the coding sequence TTGGAAAATCTAGATATCGCTGTGATTGGCTTAAGTTTGCGTTTTCCAGGTGCCAATGATGCGGATACGTACTGGAATAATCTTCGCCACGCTGTTTGTTCTCTTACACGCTTTAGCGTGGATGAACTGGTGGCAGCGGGCGTGACTCGCACTCTAGCGGAATCACCGAACTATGTGCCCGTTGGTGGTGTTTTAGACTGCGCTGATCAATTTGATGCTACCTTCTTTGGCATGACGGATGCAGAAGCCGCACTGACCGATCCACAACATCGTCTGTTTTTGACCTGCGCTGCTGAGGCTTTAGAAAATGGCAGTTATAACCCGGCTTCCTATACCGGACGCATTGGCTGCTTTGGAGGAGCCGGCGCAAGTCTCTATGCTGGCCCCCAAATGGATAGCTATTTTTCTAAGCATGTGGCGCCACATGCTGCGATGCTTAAAAACACTAATGGCCTTGAGGGCTTGGATGTCATTATTGCCAATAACAATGACTTTCTATGCACGCGTGCGTCTTACAAGTTAGGTTTGACAGGACCGAGCATCAATGTACAAAGCGCTTGTTCAACGGGCCTCATTGCTGTGCATTCTGCCTGCCAGGCAGTCCTCAATGGTGAATGCGATATGGCACTTGCCGGTGCCGCCTCTATTAGTATTCCTATCAAAAAAGGATATTGCTACAGCGAGGGCAGCATATTGCCTCCTGATGGTGTGTGTCGTCCTTTCGATGCGGCAGCAGCGGGACCCGTTGGGGGCAGTGGTGTGGCGGTGGTGTTACTTAAAAGACTGGTAGACGCGCAAGCTGATGATGATGTCATTTATGCCGTTATCAAAGGAACGGCCGTTAACAATGATGGTAATGCAAAGGTCAGTTTTACAGCACCTAGCGTAAAAGCCCTAGCCAACGTGGTGGCAGAAGCACAGGAAATTGCTGGCGTTTCAGCAGATAGCATCGGGCTTATCGAAGCATACGGTACGGGAACCAAGATGGGCGACCCGCTGGAAGTAGCGGCACTGACAGAAGCATTCCAGCGCTCAAGTTCAAAAAAACAATTTTGTGCTTTGAGTTCCGTCAAGCCAAACATTGGTCACCTGGGTTCTGCAGCAGGTATGGCTGGATTAATAAAAGCCATTTTATCGTTGCAGCACGGCTTGGTTCCACCGACGCTTAACTTTAAACACGCCAATCCAGCGATTAACTTTGAGGCAAGTCCGTTTTTTGTTAATCCAACACTCATCGAATGGCCAATCAGTGCAGGACCAAGACGCGCAGGCGTGAGCGGATCAGGAGCTGGGGGTACTAATGTACATATTATTCTTGAACAAGCCCCTCCCCGTCCTTCTCCAGTTCGCGTTGATGCCCCAGGTGCCAATATTCTTACCATATCAGCCAAGACTACGGCCGCACTCTCAGCCAATTTAAAGCGTTGGCAAGTTTTTCTGCAGCAGGCTGATACAAAAAATTTTGCGGATGTTTGTACGTCAGCTAGCGCATTCAAGCCCCATTACGAGCATCGTATAGCTATTGTGGCGAATGATGTAGCCTCAGCCCAAGAGCAACTGGCTCATAAAAAATCTGTAGCGCCGCGAGTTGAGCGTGGTGGGATAGCTTTTCTTTTCAATGGGCAAGAGACTCCAAGCTTTGAAATGGGGCGCGCCCTATTAGCCCAGGAGCCGGTTTTCCGCGAAGCAATTCTAGCGTGCGACAAAATTGTAGAGGGAAGCCTTGATGTCTCTCTTTCTCGTCTACTCTCTGAACCAGATACACGTATTCAAGAGACATGTTTTGCTCAACCCGCCATGTTTGCGTTTACTTATGCGCTTAGTCAAATGTGGACAGCCTGGGGTATCAAACCCGCTGCTGTTTTGGGACATGGTATAGGAGAGTATGCTGCCGCGCCAGTCGCAGGAATCATTACGCTGCCAGAAGCTTTACGATTAGTGATAGCCCGCGCGCGTGGGCTACATACTGATGTTGAACACACGTCTTTGCACTCGCCCACTATCCCGTTTATATCCAGTCTGAGTGGCGAAATAGCAGACCAGGCTATTACTTCCCCTTCATACTGGGTACAGCAGGCTCGTGAGCCGATTCAGTTTCAAAAAGGGATAGAGTCTTTATGGCAAAGCGGCGTACGCATTTTTGTTGAGCTTGGTCCTAACTCAACCTTGCTCAATATGACGCGCAGCTGTGTGCCAGCGCACGAAGGGCTTTGGCTTCCAAGCATCACAGAAGATTGCGATTTCAATGGACCTCGAAAGGCTCTGGCGAAGCTATATGAACATGGAGCCACAATTAACTGGCAAGCGGTAACGTCCGGTAGAGGACGCAAGATCACCGTGCCAAGTTATGCGTTTGAGCCTCAGATCCATTGGTTAATGCCACCGCAAGATAAAGCTGCTTGTCCCCCAATTTCAGGTTGGGATAGGGCCGGTAGCGCCGGCAAGCTGTAA
- a CDS encoding SDR family NAD(P)-dependent oxidoreductase gives MALNGSDLNVLDPEMVAISMKAHRGVLKWALQHRVVNGHIWSLLYVVPHASNSPKQLVSSLMTKLVSAGASAERLSIVPVSLLPTTITGAIDDAALSLLPVIDDSTAADCARFLSKNLNAGEIRVRIIDAEEVPPKLTFIAHSASFPEIPTSQRWAVLEGPPPPEDKKQTLTDLLIYAAATDRGITFVSAIPPRHQTYKALLKAAQQGAYAMLQEGCQQREKVLLQFSNHEHFITGFWSCVLAGLIPVPMSFDRINKAGEGSVHKVRQVCNVLGNVRILTSSQEDADFLTSQLGDLNASILISDQLQAATTSDSIPLPQVRPDDLVLLLCTSGSTGAPKLVEHTHHSILARPDAVAARYNFAPTDVSLNWVPLDHVGGLLFFHLQGVHGGIEQIEVERNFILQDPLHWLDLMDHYRVTRTWAPNFAYTLINKRHAELQERHWDLSALRFIFNGGEVVVADQAKAFLHLLAPHGLRSDVMHPVWGMSETASGVIYEDHFTSDANDPVAPHVSLGAPIAGVSIRITDANNSLVHEGQIGHFQIKGRCVTPGYHLNPEANQAAFTEDGWFRTGDLGMVNDHRLFITGRATETIIVNGTNYSSSEIESLVEQIEGIDPSYVAAIAIRVANKETDQLVVFFCPTADANSSGLAKQVRAKLVSSIGLSPRFLVRVDREQIPKTSIGKIQRSLLRKQFESGHFPDTFKAAQASEPTAQPFWSPSWKRSNLHNFGPHEAKRYLIIENDEAKADALVQRLADCGSSSVRVKFAPMFAKLSPQSYAVRLLQRDDFVQLLHAVCEDGRLDGVVLFCEAPATELPIVRDNVSLDISQERGAYTVLTVLQSLAKFRANAQDIRLIVINSDTQKVLSSDAVCWTRTPSLGLLRAAAQELSWLSIQHIDIPASQTNSANPLADELMSNSSDSEIAYRSGLRWVRSLKAVTSTENPSPIRPGGLYMITGGLGGIGYEIAQFLLQTYQTHLLIVGRTPMAEHDTAKQRLADLQHYGHVIYEVADVCNEKQLFQVIKAVEQSQMRRLDGVFHLAGYVNPMPLVDLSLSDLSKTLQPKVLGTCILNRLLQERPNACLINFSSLCGLIGGTGIADYAAANAFLSAVAESDSGGLYRTLSWSMWKDTGMSRGVSAPSIIQSRGFEVLSARSAIELFEAALCERSSHLAIGVISTHPSWAELIETSPRPLLALSAECNATNLTLEKTDCLFKDRFGTPVPLTFGRQMQPPASASTFDSTVVCISKLWQDILEISSVGADSNFFDLGGNSLLVPRLQAQMNKLFSIKVEMVDIFKYSTVREQAQMVLARQSETMIPPQQKLDTVPKTATVATRQNQRMAADVRRRSRAVSE, from the coding sequence ATGGCGCTAAATGGTAGCGATTTAAATGTATTAGACCCAGAAATGGTTGCAATTTCTATGAAAGCGCATCGAGGTGTATTAAAGTGGGCGTTACAGCATCGAGTAGTCAATGGCCATATATGGTCGCTTCTTTACGTGGTTCCACATGCCTCCAATTCCCCCAAACAGCTCGTGTCATCGCTGATGACGAAATTGGTTAGTGCAGGGGCATCTGCAGAGAGGCTATCTATTGTGCCAGTCTCCCTGTTGCCTACCACCATTACAGGGGCTATTGACGACGCTGCGCTCAGCCTCCTCCCAGTTATCGATGATAGTACAGCAGCAGACTGCGCCAGATTTTTGTCTAAAAACCTAAATGCCGGCGAGATACGCGTGCGGATTATAGATGCAGAGGAGGTACCCCCAAAATTAACTTTTATAGCTCATAGCGCCAGCTTTCCCGAAATTCCGACGAGCCAACGCTGGGCTGTACTTGAAGGTCCTCCGCCTCCTGAGGATAAAAAACAAACCCTTACCGACCTCTTAATCTATGCAGCTGCTACCGACAGGGGCATAACTTTTGTTTCCGCTATACCACCGCGCCACCAAACTTATAAAGCGCTCCTGAAAGCAGCACAGCAAGGTGCTTATGCCATGCTGCAAGAAGGTTGTCAGCAAAGAGAAAAAGTCTTGCTACAATTTTCTAATCATGAGCATTTCATCACTGGTTTTTGGTCATGCGTGCTCGCTGGACTGATTCCAGTTCCTATGAGCTTCGACAGAATTAATAAAGCTGGGGAGGGATCCGTTCACAAAGTAAGGCAAGTATGCAATGTGCTTGGCAATGTCCGCATATTGACCAGCAGCCAAGAAGATGCGGATTTTTTAACCTCACAGCTTGGCGATTTAAACGCATCTATTTTAATTTCTGATCAACTCCAAGCGGCGACTACCTCTGACAGCATCCCGCTGCCACAAGTAAGGCCGGATGATTTGGTACTGCTGCTTTGTACATCAGGTAGTACCGGAGCGCCGAAATTAGTAGAGCATACGCATCACAGTATCTTAGCGCGGCCTGATGCAGTAGCAGCTCGCTATAACTTTGCTCCAACGGACGTATCATTGAATTGGGTCCCATTAGACCATGTGGGTGGACTGTTATTTTTCCATCTTCAAGGTGTGCATGGAGGCATTGAACAAATTGAAGTAGAACGTAACTTTATTTTGCAGGATCCATTGCATTGGCTTGATTTGATGGACCACTATCGCGTTACGCGAACTTGGGCGCCTAATTTCGCCTATACCTTAATCAACAAGCGACATGCAGAATTACAAGAACGGCATTGGGATTTATCGGCATTACGCTTCATTTTCAACGGTGGCGAAGTCGTGGTGGCCGATCAAGCTAAAGCGTTTTTACACCTACTTGCTCCGCATGGATTGCGTAGTGATGTGATGCACCCTGTGTGGGGAATGTCCGAAACGGCCTCAGGTGTCATTTATGAAGACCATTTCACATCCGACGCCAACGATCCTGTTGCTCCTCACGTCAGCCTAGGGGCTCCTATCGCTGGCGTCAGTATCCGTATCACTGACGCCAACAATAGTCTCGTGCACGAGGGACAAATTGGTCACTTTCAAATCAAAGGTCGTTGTGTTACACCAGGTTATCACTTGAATCCAGAGGCTAATCAAGCGGCATTCACTGAAGATGGCTGGTTTCGTACGGGCGACTTAGGCATGGTTAATGATCATCGCCTGTTCATAACAGGTCGTGCGACGGAAACCATTATTGTTAATGGCACAAATTACTCAAGCTCTGAAATAGAAAGCTTAGTAGAACAAATTGAGGGTATTGATCCTTCTTATGTTGCTGCAATTGCTATACGCGTTGCGAATAAAGAGACCGATCAGCTTGTCGTATTCTTTTGCCCAACGGCCGACGCCAACTCTTCTGGGCTTGCCAAGCAAGTGCGGGCCAAACTAGTGTCTTCTATAGGACTGAGTCCTCGTTTTTTAGTGCGAGTGGACCGAGAGCAAATCCCGAAGACATCAATAGGAAAAATTCAGCGCTCCCTGCTTCGCAAACAATTTGAAAGCGGTCATTTTCCTGACACTTTTAAGGCGGCACAAGCGAGTGAACCCACCGCGCAACCGTTTTGGTCTCCTTCCTGGAAGCGCAGCAATCTTCATAACTTTGGGCCGCATGAGGCAAAGCGCTATCTCATTATTGAAAATGACGAGGCTAAAGCGGATGCTCTTGTTCAGAGGCTAGCTGATTGTGGTAGCAGTAGTGTACGCGTCAAGTTTGCTCCAATGTTTGCGAAACTCAGTCCGCAATCCTATGCCGTGCGCCTGCTACAGCGTGATGACTTTGTTCAGCTACTCCATGCAGTCTGCGAAGATGGCCGATTAGATGGCGTCGTGCTTTTTTGCGAAGCTCCAGCGACCGAACTTCCTATAGTTAGAGACAATGTAAGCTTAGATATTAGCCAGGAACGTGGCGCTTATACTGTCTTAACGGTCTTGCAAAGTTTGGCCAAGTTTAGAGCCAATGCGCAAGATATACGCTTGATTGTCATTAACAGCGATACGCAAAAAGTCTTATCGAGCGATGCAGTGTGTTGGACACGGACACCTAGCTTAGGTTTACTGCGCGCAGCAGCGCAGGAGCTTTCTTGGCTGTCTATTCAGCACATTGATATCCCTGCAAGCCAAACTAATAGTGCAAACCCGCTTGCGGATGAGCTTATGTCGAACTCATCCGACTCCGAGATTGCTTATCGTAGCGGGTTACGGTGGGTTAGGTCACTAAAGGCTGTGACCAGCACAGAAAATCCATCGCCGATACGTCCGGGTGGGCTGTACATGATAACGGGGGGGCTTGGAGGAATTGGATATGAAATTGCCCAATTTCTTTTGCAGACCTATCAAACGCACTTGCTCATCGTGGGCCGCACTCCTATGGCGGAACACGACACTGCCAAGCAGCGCCTTGCTGATCTTCAACATTACGGCCATGTTATCTACGAAGTTGCAGATGTTTGTAATGAGAAACAGCTTTTCCAAGTGATTAAGGCAGTGGAGCAAAGTCAGATGCGTCGCCTTGATGGGGTGTTTCATCTTGCTGGCTATGTGAACCCCATGCCGCTTGTTGACTTATCTCTTTCTGATCTATCCAAAACACTCCAGCCAAAAGTTTTAGGCACCTGTATTTTGAACCGCTTACTGCAAGAGCGTCCCAATGCATGCCTCATTAATTTCTCGTCGTTGTGCGGACTAATAGGGGGTACTGGAATCGCTGATTATGCGGCAGCGAATGCTTTTCTATCGGCAGTTGCTGAAAGCGATTCGGGCGGCTTGTACCGAACTCTGTCATGGAGTATGTGGAAAGATACTGGCATGAGCCGCGGCGTGAGTGCCCCGTCAATCATACAATCACGTGGCTTTGAAGTACTGTCTGCGAGGTCCGCAATCGAATTATTTGAAGCAGCGCTCTGCGAAAGATCCAGTCACTTGGCAATTGGGGTTATCTCCACTCATCCCAGTTGGGCCGAACTCATAGAAACCTCCCCCCGTCCTCTTCTTGCACTCTCTGCCGAATGCAACGCGACTAACCTCACGCTTGAGAAAACGGATTGCCTGTTCAAGGACCGTTTTGGAACCCCTGTGCCGTTAACGTTTGGCAGACAGATGCAGCCCCCTGCAAGCGCATCTACCTTCGATAGCACAGTGGTATGTATTAGTAAGCTATGGCAAGATATTTTAGAGATCAGCTCAGTGGGAGCTGATAGTAATTTTTTTGATTTAGGCGGAAATTCACTGCTTGTTCCTAGATTGCAAGCGCAGATGAATAAGCTCTTTTCCATCAAAGTGGAGATGGTCGATATCTTCAAGTATTCCACTGTACGAGAACAGGCACAGATGGTGTTAGCTCGGCAATCTGAGACCATGATCCCCCCTCAGCAAAAGCTAGATACGGTACCCAAAACTGCTACGGTAGCTACTCGTCAGAATCAACGAATGGCGGCAGATGTTCGACGAAGAAGTCGTGCCGTTTCAGAGTAG